The following coding sequences lie in one Cucurbita pepo subsp. pepo cultivar mu-cu-16 chromosome LG13, ASM280686v2, whole genome shotgun sequence genomic window:
- the LOC111808996 gene encoding methionine aminopeptidase 1B, chloroplastic isoform X2, producing MAISASLVRVSSLKLSSVFHGKQKQFRDNLVVVSKRTSGLEEALRNLREQKLETVRKVRRIPPLRRGKVSPRLPVPEHIQKPPYVGSSILPEISSEYQMHDSEGIAQMRAACQLAARVLDYAGTLVRPSVTTNEIDKAVHQMIIDAGAYPSPLGYGGFPKSVCTSVNECMCHGIPDSRQLQNGDIINIDVTVYLNGYHGDTSKTYFCGDVSDGMRRLVKVTEECLERGIAVCKDGASFKKIGKRISEHAEKYGFGVVERFVGHGVGSVFHSEPLIYHHRNEEPGHMVEGQTFTIEPILTMGGIDCITWPDNWTTLTADGSPAAQFEHTILITRKGAEILTIP from the exons GGAAACAAAAGCAGTTTCGTGACAATCTTGTCGTTGTATCGAAGAGGACGTCGGGTCTGGAGGAAGCCTTGAGAAATTTGAG AGAGCAAAAGCTTGAAACTGTGAGAAAAGTTAGAAGGATACCACCATTGAGGCGTGGGAAAGTATCTCCACGTCTCCCTGTGCCTGAACACATTCAAAAACCTCCTTATGTTGGTTCTTCTATACTGCCAGAAATTTCAAGTGAGTATCAAATGCATGATTCTGAAGGAATTGCTCAAATGAGGGCTGCATGTCAACTTGCCGCTCGTGTGTTAGACTATGCTGGAACTCTAGTTAGG cCGTCAGTAACAACAAATGAAATTGACAAAGCAGTGCATCAGATGATTATTGATGCTGGCGCTTATCCATCACCTCTTGGCTACGGGGGATTTCCAAAGAGTGTTTGCACATCAGTTAATGAGTGCATGTGTCACGGAATACCAGACTCTCGTCAATTACAG AATGGTGATATAATAAACATTGATGTGACAGTCTACCTAAAT GGATATCATGGAGACACATCGAAGACATATTTTTGTGGAGATGTAAGTGACGGAATGAGGCGTCTAGTGAag GTTACAGAGGAATGTCTCGAGAGAGGTATTGCTGTATGCAAGGATGGTGCtagttttaagaaaattgGGAAGAGAATCAG TGAACATGCTGAAAAATATGGCTTTGGGGTGGTGGAGCGTTTTGTTGGGCATGGTGTGGGATCTGTATTTCACTCTGAACCACTTATATATCACCACC GCAATGAGGAACCTGGACATATGGTCGAAGGTCAAACTTTTACAATTG AACCAATTCTTACGATGGGAGGCATTGACTGCATAACATGGCCAGACAACTGGACCACTTTAACAGCTGATGGTAGTCCAGCTGCTCAGTTTGAGCACACTATTTTGATAACTAGAAAGGGAGCTGAAATTTTGACCATCCCTTGA